The following coding sequences lie in one Klebsiella huaxiensis genomic window:
- the glmM gene encoding phosphoglucosamine mutase: MSNRKYFGTDGIRGRVGDAPITPEFVLKLGWAAGKVLARHGSRKIIIGKDTRISGYMLESALEAGLAAAGLSASFTGPMPTPAIAYLTRTFRAEAGIVISASHNPFYDNGIKFFSIEGTKLPDEVEEAIEAEMEKELTCVDSAELGKASRIVDAAGRYIEFCKGTFPNELSLNALKVVVDCAHGATYHIAPSVFRELGAQVITMGCEPDGLNINEEVGATDVRALQARVLAEKADLGIAYDGDGDRVIMVDHEGNKVDGDQILYIIAREGLRQGQLRGGAVGTLMSNMGLELALKQLGIPFVRAKVGDRYVLEKLQEKGWRIGAENSGHVILLDKTTTGDGIVASLQVVAAMARNHMSLHDLCSGMKMFPQILVNVRFTEGSGNPLEHEHVKAVTAEVETALGNRGRVLLRKSGTEPLIRVMVEGEHQEQVHEFAHRIADAVKSV, from the coding sequence ATGAGTAACCGTAAATATTTTGGGACTGATGGTATTCGTGGCCGCGTAGGTGATGCGCCAATTACGCCGGAATTTGTATTGAAGCTTGGCTGGGCGGCAGGAAAAGTGCTGGCACGCCATGGATCGCGTAAAATTATTATAGGTAAAGATACACGTATTTCTGGCTATATGCTGGAGTCTGCGCTGGAAGCCGGTTTGGCTGCTGCGGGGCTATCTGCTTCCTTTACCGGGCCGATGCCAACTCCGGCAATCGCCTATCTGACGCGTACGTTCCGTGCCGAAGCCGGGATTGTGATTTCCGCCTCGCATAATCCGTTCTATGACAATGGTATTAAATTTTTCTCCATCGAGGGCACTAAGTTACCGGATGAAGTTGAAGAAGCCATTGAAGCCGAGATGGAAAAGGAACTCACCTGCGTAGATTCTGCAGAACTGGGTAAAGCCAGCCGTATTGTTGATGCCGCAGGTCGCTATATTGAATTTTGTAAGGGAACCTTCCCGAACGAGCTGAGCCTGAATGCTCTGAAAGTCGTGGTCGATTGTGCTCATGGGGCGACTTACCATATTGCCCCAAGCGTTTTCCGTGAGCTGGGTGCCCAGGTTATTACAATGGGCTGCGAGCCTGATGGTCTCAATATCAATGAAGAAGTTGGAGCGACAGACGTTCGTGCTCTACAGGCCCGCGTATTGGCAGAAAAAGCTGACTTGGGTATTGCTTATGATGGTGATGGCGACCGCGTCATTATGGTTGATCATGAAGGCAACAAAGTTGATGGTGACCAGATTCTCTACATCATTGCCCGTGAAGGGTTACGTCAGGGGCAGCTAAGAGGCGGTGCCGTTGGGACACTCATGAGCAACATGGGTCTGGAACTGGCGCTCAAACAGCTAGGTATTCCTTTTGTTCGTGCAAAAGTAGGGGACCGCTATGTACTGGAGAAACTTCAGGAGAAAGGCTGGCGTATCGGTGCGGAAAACTCTGGTCACGTGATTCTGTTGGATAAGACTACGACGGGAGATGGTATCGTCGCCAGCCTGCAGGTGGTTGCGGCAATGGCGCGTAACCACATGAGTCTACATGACTTATGCAGTGGTATGAAAATGTTCCCGCAAATTCTGGTCAATGTTCGCTTTACTGAAGGTAGCGGTAATCCACTGGAACATGAACATGTGAAAGCGGTAACGGCAGAAGTGGAAACCGCGCTGGGTAACCGAGGGCGTGTGTTACTGCGTAAATCAGGAACTGAGCCGCTAATTCGTGTGATGGTAGAAGGTGAACATCAAGAGCAGGTACATGAGTTTGCTCATCGTATCGCTGATGCAGTTAAGAGCGTTTGA
- the greA gene encoding transcription elongation factor GreA: MQAIPMTLRGAEKLREELDFLKSVRRPEIIAAIADAREHGDLKENAEYHAAREQQGFCEGRIKDIEAKLSNAQVIDITKMPNNGRVIFGSTVSVLNLDTDEEQTYRIVGDDEADFKQNLISVNSPIARGLIGKEQDDVVVIRTPGGEVEFEIIKVEYL; the protein is encoded by the coding sequence ATGCAAGCTATTCCGATGACCTTACGTGGCGCTGAAAAATTGCGCGAAGAACTGGATTTTCTGAAGTCCGTGCGCCGCCCTGAAATTATTGCTGCTATCGCTGATGCCCGTGAGCACGGCGATCTGAAAGAGAATGCTGAGTATCATGCCGCTCGTGAACAGCAGGGTTTTTGTGAAGGTCGCATTAAGGATATCGAAGCGAAACTGTCGAATGCGCAGGTTATCGATATCACCAAAATGCCCAACAATGGTCGGGTGATTTTTGGTTCTACGGTCAGCGTTCTGAATCTTGATACCGATGAAGAGCAGACTTACCGTATCGTTGGCGACGATGAAGCTGATTTTAAGCAAAATCTGATTTCTGTAAACTCGCCGATTGCACGTGGCCTGATCGGTAAAGAACAGGATGATGTTGTCGTAATCCGTACACCAGGCGGTGAAGTCGAATTCGAAATTATTAAGGTTGAGTACCTTTAA
- the cgtA gene encoding Obg family GTPase CgtA translates to MKFVDEATILVVAGDGGNGCVSFRREKYIPRGGPDGGDGGDGGDVWLEADENLNTLIDYRFEKSFRAERGQNGQSRDCTGKRGKDVTVKVPVGTRVIDQGTGETMGDMTKHGQRLMVAKGGWHGLGNTRFKSSVNRTPRQKTMGTPGDKRDLQLELMLLADVGMLGMPNAGKSTFIRAVSAAKPKVADYPFTTLVPSLGVVRMDNEKSFVVADIPGLIEGAAEGAGLGIRFLKHLERCRVLLHLIDIEPIDGSDPVENARIIIGELEKYSEKLASKPRWLVFNKIDLMDKVEAEAKAKTIAEALGWEDKFYLISAASQQGVKDLCWDVMTFIIENPIVHAEEAKPAEKVEFMWDDYHRQQLEEAAVEDDEDWDDDWDEDDEEGVEFIYKR, encoded by the coding sequence ATGAAGTTTGTTGATGAAGCAACGATCCTGGTCGTAGCAGGTGATGGCGGCAATGGTTGCGTTAGCTTCCGCCGCGAAAAATATATCCCGAGAGGCGGCCCGGACGGTGGTGATGGTGGTGATGGTGGTGATGTCTGGCTTGAAGCGGATGAGAACCTGAATACCTTGATCGACTACCGTTTTGAGAAGTCCTTCCGCGCTGAGCGTGGACAGAATGGTCAGAGTCGCGATTGTACCGGTAAGCGCGGTAAAGATGTGACGGTGAAGGTGCCGGTAGGGACCCGTGTGATTGACCAGGGGACCGGTGAGACGATGGGCGATATGACCAAGCACGGTCAACGTCTGATGGTCGCAAAAGGCGGCTGGCACGGTCTGGGTAACACCCGCTTCAAATCGTCTGTCAACCGTACCCCGCGTCAGAAAACCATGGGTACACCAGGCGATAAACGCGATCTGCAACTGGAGCTGATGCTGCTGGCAGACGTAGGGATGCTGGGAATGCCGAATGCGGGTAAATCCACCTTTATTCGTGCAGTCTCAGCAGCGAAGCCCAAAGTCGCTGATTATCCGTTTACTACGCTGGTACCGAGCCTCGGTGTTGTGCGTATGGACAACGAGAAGAGCTTCGTCGTTGCGGATATCCCAGGACTGATTGAAGGCGCAGCAGAGGGAGCCGGTCTTGGTATTCGCTTCCTGAAGCACCTTGAACGCTGCCGTGTACTCTTGCACCTCATTGATATCGAACCGATTGACGGCTCCGATCCGGTTGAGAACGCGCGGATCATTATCGGTGAGCTGGAGAAGTACAGCGAGAAACTGGCTTCTAAACCGCGTTGGTTGGTCTTTAACAAGATCGACCTGATGGATAAAGTCGAGGCGGAAGCCAAAGCGAAAACCATCGCTGAAGCGCTGGGCTGGGAAGACAAGTTCTATCTGATTTCTGCCGCCAGCCAGCAGGGGGTGAAGGATCTGTGCTGGGACGTGATGACCTTTATCATCGAAAATCCAATCGTTCATGCGGAAGAAGCGAAGCCCGCAGAAAAAGTCGAGTTTATGTGGGATGACTACCACCGTCAGCAGCTTGAAGAAGCTGCAGTGGAAGATGATGAAGATTGGGATGACGATTGGGACGAAGACGACGAAGAAGGCGTCGAATTCATCTACAAACGTTAA
- the rlmE gene encoding 23S rRNA (uridine(2552)-2'-O)-methyltransferase RlmE — translation MTGKKRSASSSRWLQEHFSDKYVQQAQKKGLRSRAWFKLDEIQQSDKIFKPGMTIVDLGAAPGGWSQYAVTQIGNSGRIIACDLLPMDPIVGVDFLQGDFRDELVLKALLERVGDSKVQVVMSDMAPNMCGTPAVDIPRAMYLVELALGMARDVLAPGGSFVVKVFQGEGFDEYLREIRSLFTKVKVRKPDSSRARSREVYIVATGRKP, via the coding sequence ATGACAGGTAAAAAGCGTTCTGCCAGCTCAAGTCGTTGGCTCCAGGAACACTTTAGCGATAAATATGTTCAACAGGCACAGAAAAAGGGGTTACGTTCCCGTGCCTGGTTTAAACTTGATGAAATACAGCAAAGTGACAAAATTTTTAAACCGGGGATGACGATTGTTGACCTCGGCGCTGCACCCGGTGGCTGGTCGCAATACGCGGTTACGCAGATCGGTAACAGCGGCCGCATCATTGCTTGCGATCTTTTACCTATGGATCCAATCGTCGGTGTGGACTTCCTTCAGGGTGACTTTCGTGATGAATTAGTCCTGAAAGCGTTACTTGAGCGCGTAGGTGACAGTAAAGTACAAGTGGTCATGTCCGATATGGCACCAAATATGTGTGGAACACCGGCGGTGGATATTCCCCGGGCCATGTATCTGGTGGAATTGGCGCTTGGAATGGCTCGTGATGTATTAGCGCCAGGTGGTAGTTTTGTAGTGAAGGTGTTCCAGGGCGAAGGCTTCGATGAGTATCTAAGAGAGATTCGCTCCCTGTTTACGAAGGTCAAAGTTCGTAAGCCGGACTCTTCTCGCGCCCGTTCGCGTGAAGTGTACATTGTAGCGACCGGGCGTAAACCATAA
- the yhbY gene encoding ribosome assembly RNA-binding protein YhbY, producing MNLSTKQKQHLKGLAHPLKPVVMLGNNGLTEGVLAEIEQALEHHELIKVKIASEDRDTKTLIVEAIVRETGACNVQVIGKTLVLYRPTKERKISLPR from the coding sequence ATGAATCTGAGTACTAAACAAAAACAGCACCTGAAAGGTCTGGCACATCCGCTCAAGCCGGTAGTTATGCTTGGCAACAATGGTTTGACCGAAGGGGTACTGGCCGAGATTGAACAAGCGTTAGAGCACCATGAACTTATCAAGGTGAAGATCGCCTCGGAAGATCGCGACACTAAAACCTTGATCGTGGAAGCCATCGTGCGCGAAACCGGCGCCTGTAACGTACAGGTCATCGGTAAAACGCTGGTCCTGTATCGCCCGACTAAAGAGCGTAAAATCTCGCTGCCACGCTAA
- the folP gene encoding dihydropteroate synthase encodes MKLVAQRSTLDLSHPHVMGILNVTPDSFSDGGTHNTLVEAVKHANLMINAGATIIDIGGESTRPGAVDVSVEEELARVIPTVEAIAQRFEVWISVDTSKPEVIRESARVGAHIINDIRSLTEPGALEAAAETGLPVCLMHMQGQPKTMQEAPKYADVFADVERFFVEHIVRCERAGISKEKLLLDPGFGFGKNLSHNYELLARLGEFHHFGLPLLVGMSRKSMVGQLLNVGPTERLNGSLACAVIAAMQGAQIIRVHDVKETVEALRVVEATLAAKENKRYE; translated from the coding sequence ATGAAACTCGTAGCCCAGCGTTCGACCCTCGATCTCTCTCATCCACATGTGATGGGGATTCTCAACGTTACACCGGACTCGTTCTCTGATGGCGGGACTCACAATACGCTGGTAGAAGCGGTTAAACATGCCAATCTGATGATTAACGCCGGAGCGACCATCATTGACATCGGTGGAGAATCGACACGCCCGGGGGCTGTGGATGTTAGCGTTGAGGAGGAGCTGGCACGAGTGATTCCGACGGTGGAAGCTATTGCTCAGCGCTTCGAGGTGTGGATTTCCGTTGATACCTCGAAGCCGGAAGTCATTCGAGAGTCAGCGCGGGTCGGCGCGCATATCATCAATGATATTCGTTCGCTCACGGAGCCTGGTGCGCTGGAAGCGGCAGCCGAAACCGGGTTACCTGTATGTCTCATGCACATGCAGGGACAGCCGAAAACAATGCAGGAAGCGCCAAAGTATGCCGATGTCTTTGCTGATGTTGAGCGCTTTTTTGTCGAACATATTGTGCGTTGCGAGCGGGCTGGTATCTCAAAAGAGAAATTGCTGCTCGACCCGGGATTCGGTTTCGGTAAAAATCTTTCTCATAATTATGAACTGCTTGCCCGGCTTGGGGAATTCCATCATTTCGGTCTCCCGCTACTGGTAGGTATGTCGCGTAAGTCAATGGTAGGTCAGCTACTGAATGTTGGGCCGACAGAGCGCCTGAATGGTAGCCTGGCTTGCGCAGTCATTGCAGCAATGCAGGGCGCGCAGATTATCCGCGTCCATGATGTCAAAGAAACGGTAGAAGCGCTGCGTGTGGTGGAAGCTACCTTGGCCGCTAAGGAAAATAAACGTTATGAGTAA
- the ftsH gene encoding ATP-dependent zinc metalloprotease FtsH: MAKNLILWLVIAVVLMSVFQSFGPSESNGRKVDYSTFLQEVNQDQVREARINGREINVTKKDSNRYTTYIPVNDPKLLDNLLTKNVKVVGEPPEEPSLLASIFISWFPMLLLIGVWIFFMRQMQGGGGKGAMSFGKSKARMLTEDQIKTTFADVAGCDEAKEEVAELVEYLREPSRFQKLGGKIPKGVLMVGPPGTGKTLLAKAIAGEAKVPFFTISGSDFVEMFVGVGASRVRDMFEQAKKAAPCIIFIDEIDAVGRQRGAGLGGGHDEREQTLNQMLVEMDGFEGNEGIIVIAATNRPDVLDPALLRPGRFDRQVVVGLPDVRGREQILKVHMRRVPLSPDIDAAIIARGTPGFSGADLANLVNEAALFAARGNKRVVSMVEFEKAKDKIMMGAERRSMVMTEAQKESTAYHEAGHAIIGRLVPEHDPVHKVTIIPRGRALGVTFFLPEGDAISASRQKLESQISTLYGGRLAEEIIYGVEHVSTGASNDIKVATNLARNMVTQWGFSDKLGPLLYAEEEGEVFLGRSVAKAKHMSDETARIIDQEVKSLIERNYDRARRLLNDNMDILHAMKDALMKYETIDAPQIDDLMARRDVRPPAGWEEPGSSNNSGNNGTPSAPRPVDEPRTPNPGNTMSEQLGDK, translated from the coding sequence ATGGCGAAAAACCTAATACTCTGGCTGGTCATTGCCGTTGTGCTGATGTCAGTATTCCAGAGCTTTGGGCCCAGCGAGTCGAATGGCCGAAAGGTAGATTATTCAACCTTCCTGCAAGAGGTCAATCAGGACCAGGTTCGCGAAGCGCGTATCAACGGACGTGAGATTAACGTTACCAAGAAAGATAGTAACCGTTACACGACTTACATTCCGGTTAACGATCCGAAGCTGCTCGATAACCTGTTGACGAAAAACGTCAAAGTGGTTGGCGAACCGCCAGAAGAGCCAAGCCTGCTGGCTTCTATCTTCATTTCCTGGTTCCCAATGCTGTTGTTGATTGGTGTCTGGATCTTCTTCATGCGTCAGATGCAGGGCGGCGGTGGCAAAGGTGCCATGTCGTTCGGTAAGAGCAAAGCGCGCATGTTGACGGAGGATCAGATCAAAACCACTTTTGCCGATGTTGCGGGTTGTGACGAAGCAAAAGAGGAAGTGGCTGAACTGGTTGAATACCTGCGCGAGCCAAGCCGCTTCCAGAAACTGGGCGGTAAAATCCCGAAAGGCGTCCTGATGGTTGGTCCTCCGGGTACGGGTAAAACGCTGTTGGCGAAAGCGATCGCTGGCGAAGCTAAAGTACCGTTCTTTACTATTTCGGGCTCTGACTTTGTTGAAATGTTTGTGGGTGTCGGTGCATCACGTGTGCGTGACATGTTCGAACAGGCCAAGAAAGCGGCTCCATGCATTATCTTCATCGATGAAATCGATGCCGTTGGTCGCCAGCGTGGCGCCGGTCTTGGCGGCGGTCATGATGAACGTGAGCAGACTCTGAACCAAATGCTGGTTGAGATGGATGGCTTCGAAGGTAATGAAGGCATTATCGTGATTGCTGCGACTAACCGTCCTGACGTACTTGACCCGGCTCTGCTGCGTCCTGGCCGTTTTGACCGTCAGGTTGTGGTGGGTCTGCCGGATGTCCGTGGCCGTGAACAGATTCTTAAAGTTCACATGCGTCGCGTACCGCTGTCTCCTGATATCGATGCAGCAATCATTGCCCGCGGAACACCTGGTTTCTCCGGTGCTGACCTGGCAAACCTGGTGAACGAAGCTGCGTTGTTCGCTGCGCGTGGCAACAAGCGTGTTGTTTCGATGGTTGAGTTCGAGAAAGCGAAAGACAAAATCATGATGGGCGCGGAACGTCGCTCCATGGTGATGACAGAAGCGCAGAAGGAATCCACCGCGTATCACGAAGCTGGCCACGCGATTATTGGTCGTCTGGTTCCGGAACACGATCCGGTGCATAAAGTGACGATTATTCCGCGCGGACGTGCGTTGGGTGTGACCTTCTTCTTGCCTGAAGGCGACGCAATCAGCGCCAGCCGTCAGAAACTGGAAAGTCAGATCTCAACTCTGTACGGTGGTCGTCTTGCAGAAGAGATTATCTACGGCGTAGAGCATGTTTCTACCGGGGCGTCGAACGACATTAAAGTCGCGACTAACCTGGCGCGTAACATGGTGACCCAGTGGGGCTTCTCTGACAAACTCGGTCCGCTGCTGTATGCGGAAGAAGAAGGCGAAGTATTCCTTGGCCGTAGCGTTGCGAAAGCGAAGCATATGTCCGATGAAACGGCACGTATTATCGACCAGGAAGTGAAATCACTGATTGAGCGTAACTACGATCGTGCACGTCGCCTTCTGAACGATAACATGGACATCCTGCACGCGATGAAAGATGCGCTCATGAAATATGAGACCATCGATGCACCGCAGATTGATGATCTGATGGCTCGCCGCGATGTTCGCCCGCCAGCTGGCTGGGAAGAACCGGGTTCATCTAATAATTCTGGCAATAATGGCACCCCGAGTGCGCCGCGTCCGGTCGATGAACCGCGTACGCCAAACCCGGGCAACACCATGTCAGAACAGCTAGGCGACAAATAA
- the dacB gene encoding serine-type D-Ala-D-Ala carboxypeptidase, producing MRFSRFIIGLTAGIAISAQAANIDEYINQLPAGANLAFMAQKVGSPTPEIDFHSQQMALPASTQKVITALAALLQLGPNFRFTTTLETKGNLEGGVLKGDLIARFGGDPTLKRQDIRNMVATLKKAGVQRIEGNVLIDTSVFASHDKAPGWPWNDMTQCFSAPPAAAIVDRNCFSISLYSAQKPGDLAFIRVASYYPVTMFSQVRTLARGSSEAQYCELDVVPGDLNRYTLTGCLPQRSEPLPLAFAIQDGAGYAGAILKSELTDAGITWSGTLLRQTLANDPGTVLATTQSAPLHDLLRIMLKKSDNMIADTVFRTIGHARFGVPGTWRAGSDAVRQILRQQAGVDLGNTIIADGSGLSRHNLIAPATMMQVLQYIAQHDNELNFISMLPLAGHDGSLQYRAGLHQAGVDGKVSAKTGSLQGVYNLAGFITTASGQKVAFVQYLSGYAVPPADQRNRRIPLVRFESRLYKDLYQNN from the coding sequence ATGCGATTTTCCAGATTTATCATCGGATTGACTGCCGGCATAGCGATTAGCGCTCAAGCGGCGAATATTGACGAGTACATCAACCAGCTTCCTGCGGGTGCGAACCTTGCCTTTATGGCACAAAAGGTAGGCTCCCCGACGCCGGAGATAGACTTTCACAGCCAACAAATGGCGCTCCCAGCCAGCACCCAGAAAGTGATAACCGCTCTGGCCGCGCTGCTGCAACTGGGTCCGAATTTCCGCTTCACTACGACGCTGGAAACTAAAGGCAATCTTGAAGGTGGCGTACTAAAGGGCGATCTTATTGCCCGTTTCGGCGGCGATCCAACGCTCAAACGCCAGGATATACGTAATATGGTCGCCACGTTGAAAAAAGCGGGTGTCCAGCGTATTGAAGGCAATGTGCTTATCGATACTTCTGTGTTTGCCAGTCATGACAAAGCGCCAGGCTGGCCGTGGAATGATATGACACAATGCTTTAGCGCGCCCCCAGCGGCGGCTATTGTCGATCGCAACTGCTTCTCCATTTCGCTCTACAGCGCGCAAAAGCCGGGAGATCTGGCGTTTATCCGCGTGGCATCTTACTACCCGGTGACCATGTTCAGCCAGGTGCGCACTTTGGCCCGTGGCTCTTCTGAAGCACAATACTGTGAGCTTGATGTGGTCCCCGGCGATCTAAATCGCTACACCTTGACCGGATGTCTGCCGCAGCGCAGCGAGCCGTTACCGCTGGCCTTCGCCATCCAGGATGGTGCGGGCTATGCCGGTGCGATTCTGAAGTCTGAACTGACTGATGCCGGCATTACCTGGAGCGGTACGCTGCTGCGCCAGACATTGGCTAACGACCCCGGTACCGTGCTTGCAACAACCCAATCTGCACCGCTGCACGACCTGCTGCGGATCATGCTGAAAAAATCAGACAATATGATTGCCGATACCGTATTTCGTACCATTGGACACGCCCGTTTCGGCGTACCGGGCACCTGGCGAGCGGGTTCCGATGCAGTACGGCAAATCCTGCGCCAGCAGGCCGGTGTGGATCTCGGGAATACCATTATTGCCGATGGCTCAGGTTTGTCGCGTCATAACCTCATCGCGCCGGCGACAATGATGCAGGTACTGCAGTACATTGCTCAGCACGATAACGAGCTTAACTTTATCTCAATGCTGCCACTGGCTGGCCATGATGGTTCTCTGCAATACCGTGCAGGTCTACATCAGGCAGGGGTTGATGGAAAAGTGTCGGCCAAAACGGGTTCACTGCAAGGGGTGTATAACCTGGCCGGGTTCATCACTACGGCCAGCGGACAGAAGGTCGCTTTCGTGCAATATTTATCAGGCTATGCCGTACCGCCAGCCGATCAGCGCAATCGACGTATTCCGCTCGTGCGGTTTGAGAGCCGACTGTACAAAGACCTGTATCAGAATAACTAA